One part of the Rutidosis leptorrhynchoides isolate AG116_Rl617_1_P2 chromosome 1, CSIRO_AGI_Rlap_v1, whole genome shotgun sequence genome encodes these proteins:
- the LOC139848404 gene encoding putative glucose-6-phosphate 1-epimerase has product MNNISTSEIKPLEFIKGNNGLDKVILRQTNGCSVQVYLYGAHVTSWTNSQGEELLFVSEKAIFKPPSAIRGGIHICFPQYSKPGFVAASHGFARNRMWTLDTDPPPLPNVTNGVFVDLLLKPTDTDLKIWPHRFEIRLRITLEPGGELMLTSRIRNLNTDGKPFKFTFAYHNYFSVSDIREIRVEGLETLHYLDSLKNREVYTDQGHALTFESEVDRVYLKTPKISIINHEKRRTYVIKKDGLPDAVVWNPWEKKAKEMADFGDEEYNHMLCVGSASVENAIKLRIGYEWKARQQLSVVNSNYCSGELDPKNVLQTS; this is encoded by the exons ATGAATAACATATCAACTTCTGAAATAAAACCGCTCGAGTTCATCAAAGGCAACAATGGACTCGATAAAGTCATTCTTCGTCAAACTAACGGCTGCAGCGTTCAA GTATATCTGTATGGAGCTCATGTGACATCTTGGACAAATTCGCAAGGAGAAGAGTTGCTTTTTGTCAGTGAGAAG GCAATCTTTAAGCCTCCAAGTGCAATACGCGGGGGTATTCATATATGCTTTCCTCAA TACTCAAAGCCAGGTTTTGTAGCAGCATCACATGGATTTGCTAGAAACAGAATGTGGACCCTAGACACTGACCCCCCTCCGTTACCTAATGTAACTAACGGAGTTTTTGTTGATCTGTTACTTAAGCCCACTGATACTGACTTGAAGATATGGCCTCACCG CTTTGAGATCCGATTAAGGATCACACTGGAACCTGGAGGAGAGTTGATGTTGACATCGCGAATCAGAAATCTTAACACTGATGGCAAGCCATTTAAGTTCACGTTCGCATATCACAACTATTTCTCTGTTTCAGATATCAG GGAGATTCGGGTGGAAGGTTTGGAGACTCTTCATTACTTAGACAGCTTGAAGAACAGAGAAGTTTATACAGATCAGGGGCATGCACTCACCTTTGAATCAGAg GTTGACAGGGTATACCTTAAAACTCCAAAGATTTCTATTATAAATCATGAAAAGAGACGCACATATGTCATTAAGAAAGATGGACTTCCTGATGCTG TGGTGTGGAATCCATGGGAAAAGAAGGCAAAAGAGATGGCTGATTTTGGAGATGAAGAGTACAATCACATGCTTTGTGTTGGATCAGCATCAGTTGAAAACGCGATTAAATTGAGGATTGGTTATGAATGGAAAGCAAGGCAACAACTTTCTGTTGTTAATTCAAACTATTGCAGTGGGGAGCTTGACCCTAAGAATGTTCTCCAGACTAGTTGA